The following DNA comes from Bacteroidetes bacterium SB0662_bin_6.
TTCAACACCTCGGATCACCGCATCCTGATGCCTGCGGTCTTGCTGATGGGGTCGGTGCTGGCGCTCGGCGCTGATCTGTTTGTTCACCTGCCATGGGAACGGCACTTCCTCCATCTCAACGCAGTCAATGCGCTCCTGGGCGCACCCGTAGTGATCTGGGTGATTCTGCGTAACAAGCACATGCGGAGCTTCGCTGTGTAGCGCCTGCCTCTTGTCCACCTTTTGTCATCTGCATTCGCGTCTACGTTCTATGCTTGCTGTCGAAGATCTCGCTATCGGCTACGAATCGCCACGCACCCCTGCCCATGTCGTTGCTGAAGACATCAACATATCGCTCAACGAGGGCGAGCTGGTGTGTCTGATCGGTCCAAACGGGGGTGGAAAAACGACACTGATGCGGACGCTTGCCGGGATGCAGCTTCCCCTGGCCGGGCGTGTAGCCATCGATGGGAGAGACGTCCATACCATGCCTGCGCGTGAGCGTGCCAAACGCCTCAGTGTAGTACTTACCGAGCGTGTCAGCGCAGGTTTGCTCTCGGCCTATGCCATGGTTGGTTTAGGACGCTATCCCCACACGAATTGGTCGGGCGCGCTTTCCGATAAGGACCACGAAATCATCCAATCGGCTATCCGTATGGTGGGGGCCGAAACCTTCATGCACCGCAGCGTAAGCGAACTGAGCGACGGGGAACGCCAGAAGATCATGATGGCCCGCGCTCTGGCTCAGGAGCCTCGCCTGATGATCCTGGATGAAATCACCGCTTTCCTCGACCTCCCTCGGCGGGTCGAGATCATGCGTTTGCTGCGCCGCCTGGCTCGCACCACCGGGCGCGCCATCCTGCTTTCGACGCATGACCTCGATCTGGCCTTGCGTAGTGCGGATCGTATCTGGCTCTTACCCAAAGGAGGGGCATTGCAAGCCGGGGCTCCCGAAGATCTTGTTTTGAACGGAGCCTTCGAATCCGCCTTTGCCAGTGAGGGGATAGATTTCGACCGGGAGCATGGTTCCTTCCGGATTCACCAGCGTTTCGAGGCCGAGGTAGAGTTGGTTGGGGAAGGTGCTGCGTTGTTCTGGACCCGGCGCGCCCTGGAGCGCGAGGGGCTTCACGTTCAGGAAAACGGACAGCCGGCGTCCATCCGCGTGGAGATTGTGGCTGAAGGCCTGTCTCTGCGTTGGCAACTCACGCACGGCGGTCAAACGCACACCTATGATGCGCTCTATGACCTGACCCGCTATGTACAATCCTTTCCCCGCACAACTCGCGCGGAATCATGATAATCCCCAGCGCCAAGTCGGTCCCATGAAGCCTTTGATGCTAAGCGTGTGCCTGTCCTTCCTCGCACAGCCTCTGGCCGCCCAAACCAACGGGGATTACGCCCCCGGTGCTCAACCGCCCATCAAGCTGCACCGCCTCTCGCAGCCGATTCAGCTTGATGGCATCATCGACGAACCAGCCTGGCAAGCGGTCGACCCTTTTCCTCTGGTGATGTATCAGCCCACGTACAAGGGCGCCATGACCGAACGCACGGAGATTCGGGTGGCCTACGACGACGACTACCTCTACGTCTCCGGACAACTGTACCATGTCGACCCCGGCAACCTGCGCACTAATTCGTTCTACCGCGACCGCTGGAGCGGCGACGAGACTTTTGCCATCGTGCTCGACACATTCAACGACAACGAGAACGCTCTGTGGTTTTACACAACGGCCCTCGGTACCCGCTTCGACATCGCAGTAGCGGACGATGCGGCCAATGGCCGAGCCTCTAACAACCGAAATTGGAATACATTCTGGGATGTAGCAACTACACGAACCGACGAGGGCTGGTTTGCTGAGATGCGCATTCCTTTCAACAGCCTTGGTTTCCAGGATGAGAACGGGCGTGTAGTAATGGGAATGATCGTCTATAGGTGGATGGCTCATAACAACCACCGCTACATTTTTCCGGACATTCCACCCCGCTGGGAACGTGGCAGCAACAAGCCCTCGGTAGCGCAAGACGTAATACTCGAAGGCGTCTACAGCCGGAAACCCGTTTATGTGACTCCGTATGGTCTCGGGGGCGCCCGGCGGATATCTGAACTGGACCCTTCAGAAACAGCCTACCGTTTCAAAGACGACTTCACGCGTGAAATCGGTCTCGACGTGAAGTACAACCTTACCAACAATCTCACGCTCGACGCTACGGTCAACACCGATTTTGCCCAGGTCGAGGCCGACGACGAGCAGATCAATCTGACGCGGTTTTCGCTCTTTTTTCCCGAAAAACGGCAGTTTTTTCAGGAGCGCTCCGGCATCTTCGAGTTCGATACCGGGGCTAACGGCAGCCGCCTTTTCCACAGCCGCCGCATCGGCCTGGTCGACGGGCAGCCGATTCGTATTCTCGGGGGCTCGCGGCTCGTCGGGCGCGTGGGCGAGTGGGACATCGGATTGCTCAATATGCAAACGGCAAAGGAGGGCGGCATCCCTGCCGAAAATTTCGGTGTGTTACGGCTGCGTCGAAAGGTTTTTAATCCCTTCTCAACCGTCGGAGGCCTGGCTACCAGCCGGATCGACGCCGACGGTGGATACAATTTGGCATATGGGATCGATGGCATCGTGCGCATCGTCGGGGATGAGTACCTCACCACGAAATGGGCGCAGACGCTGGACAAGGATCGGTTGGATGCGGGCGCCTTCAATTTCCTGGATGCCGGACGTTTTATGCTCAAGTGGGAACGGCGCAACATACAGGGGTTGAGCTATGAGTTGGAAGTCACCCGATCCGGGGCGGATTACAATCCCGCCGCCGGCTTTGTCCGCCGCCGCGACGTTACCTTTCTCAGCCCCGATGTCAACTATCAATCATTCCGAGGGGCTGACTCGCGGTTCCGGCGTATCTGGGTCGGTAACTGGTCCAATATGTACCTGCGCAATGAAGACGGATCCGTTGAGTCGGCATGGCTTCATCCCTTTTACTGGTTTGAAACCAAGGGTGGCGCGACGGTGCTGCTCTCGACGGCTCATACCTACGAGGACACGCGCATGTCTTTTCCGCTCTCCAAAGAGGTTAGGGTTCCCATCGGATCCTACTGGTTTCATGATCTCTGGATTGAGGCCAATCCGCCTGATCGGTGGTTTTTCCGGCCTGATGTTACCTTCCGCACCGGCACTTTCTATGACGGATGGAAGACGACCTTGAGCACAGGAGCCACCTGGAACCTTTCCCGCCATTTCGAATTGCGCGGCACCTACGAACTCAACCTGATTCGTTTCCCGGATCGAGACCAGCAGCTTGACGCGCACCTGGGCCAAGTTCGCATCCAGGCTGCGCTTAACACCCACCTCTCGGCCACGGCCTTCCTGCAATACAACAGCGTCGCCGATGTGTTCATTGTCAACACCCGGATACGCTATCAC
Coding sequences within:
- a CDS encoding carbohydrate binding family 9 domain-containing protein codes for the protein MYNPFPAQLARNHDNPQRQVGPMKPLMLSVCLSFLAQPLAAQTNGDYAPGAQPPIKLHRLSQPIQLDGIIDEPAWQAVDPFPLVMYQPTYKGAMTERTEIRVAYDDDYLYVSGQLYHVDPGNLRTNSFYRDRWSGDETFAIVLDTFNDNENALWFYTTALGTRFDIAVADDAANGRASNNRNWNTFWDVATTRTDEGWFAEMRIPFNSLGFQDENGRVVMGMIVYRWMAHNNHRYIFPDIPPRWERGSNKPSVAQDVILEGVYSRKPVYVTPYGLGGARRISELDPSETAYRFKDDFTREIGLDVKYNLTNNLTLDATVNTDFAQVEADDEQINLTRFSLFFPEKRQFFQERSGIFEFDTGANGSRLFHSRRIGLVDGQPIRILGGSRLVGRVGEWDIGLLNMQTAKEGGIPAENFGVLRLRRKVFNPFSTVGGLATSRIDADGGYNLAYGIDGIVRIVGDEYLTTKWAQTLDKDRLDAGAFNFLDAGRFMLKWERRNIQGLSYELEVTRSGADYNPAAGFVRRRDVTFLSPDVNYQSFRGADSRFRRIWVGNWSNMYLRNEDGSVESAWLHPFYWFETKGGATVLLSTAHTYEDTRMSFPLSKEVRVPIGSYWFHDLWIEANPPDRWFFRPDVTFRTGTFYDGWKTTLSTGATWNLSRHFELRGTYELNLIRFPDRDQQLDAHLGQVRIQAALNTHLSATAFLQYNSVADVFIVNTRIRYHFGEGHDLWVVFNEGFNTERHQPFGPMLPVTDSRAILLKYTYTFIW
- a CDS encoding ABC transporter ATP-binding protein, with the translated sequence MLAVEDLAIGYESPRTPAHVVAEDINISLNEGELVCLIGPNGGGKTTLMRTLAGMQLPLAGRVAIDGRDVHTMPARERAKRLSVVLTERVSAGLLSAYAMVGLGRYPHTNWSGALSDKDHEIIQSAIRMVGAETFMHRSVSELSDGERQKIMMARALAQEPRLMILDEITAFLDLPRRVEIMRLLRRLARTTGRAILLSTHDLDLALRSADRIWLLPKGGALQAGAPEDLVLNGAFESAFASEGIDFDREHGSFRIHQRFEAEVELVGEGAALFWTRRALEREGLHVQENGQPASIRVEIVAEGLSLRWQLTHGGQTHTYDALYDLTRYVQSFPRTTRAES